The Mangrovibacterium diazotrophicum DNA window GAAAGGTGAAAGCCGATATGGCCGCGCACTAACAAAACAGAAAGCCGTTTCAAGTAAACAATAATTCAGGAAACACTGATTTTAAGGTCGAAGCCCGCAACCGTGATGTTTGCGGGCTTTGTATTTTTACAGGGAAGTAGAATCCTTTATTTGCTGTCGGGCTATTTTAAGCACACTTTGCAAATCGGCCTTGCTGACCGAAACACAAAAACGTTCTGTTGAATTATCGCGGTAAGTAACTTTCAACCGACTCGACGTATCAACATTTCCTCCAGGTGCCAGGAATTCCATGATCTCCGCTTTCTTTTTGTGTAAACCTGTAATCCGGATGTTCTTGATTTCGGATAATTTTAGCTTGCGGCTTCGCGACAAAAAGGGGATTAGCGAAACATCGCGGATGTACAAATATACGCTATCAACAGCAACCTCCTGTTTGGGAATAAACAGCAACAGGATGACAGTTGCCAGGGCGATGGCATGTCGCAGCCACTCGTAATGGAAGTGACCTCCGGGATACAAATTCACGGCTAAAAGAACAAACAAAAATAAAGCGACCCGCTTCATCCACGTCCATGGTTTATGGAGGTTGTCGGTTTGATAAAGGATACTATCGGTATTCATAATGGTTTGTTTTATTGGTTCTCAATGTATTCTGAGCCAGCAGCGATCCCTGCATTCTTCAGCTAAAAACTCAATCTCATCTTTCGTAATTAACGAAATCAAAATTTACCAATTGATAAGCAGCAAACCAAATAATTCCCCCTTCAATCGCCCCCTCAAATCAGGTTCTTCAGCAGCTTATTGCTTCTTTTCCGTTTCAAACAAGTCCGAACATCCTCAATTCTGTTGATTTCGTTGATAACTTTATTTTTGGATTTGCGCGTTTGTGTGTATCATCGTGTGATCATTAAATTTACCGAATGAAAACGACACTGGTTGCCGCTCTTGCCCTGACATTGACTTGTATACTTTACCCCTACCCTTACCTCTTGGCGGCTTTACTTGCTGCACTGTCGGCGGTATTCCTGTTTTTGCATAAAAAGACGGCTTACTGGTATGTATTCGGTATTGCGGCTGTTGCAGGACCTCTGGCCGAAGCAATTGCCATTCATTTTGGTGTGTGGTCCTATGCTTTTCCCCAGTTTGTCGGTGTTCCGGTTTGGCTACCGATGGTTTGGGGACTGACCGGCGTCATTGTTGTTCGAATCTCGAATCGAGTAAACCGGGTTGGATAATTCACGCGAAAGACTTCACAAATCAGAAAGCACTGCCCACTCTATGCATGAAGTAACTCACGATAATGCATAACCAGGCATCAATAACCAAAGCCAAAGTATTGCCCAAACAAGTCCAATAGAATTGACAATTCGCAACCCGATGCTCCTATTTAGTTTGTTCGTTAAACTCAGGCAGGAAGTTACAAGTAATAAGTTTATGGAGACAGATACTGGCAAAACCAGGATACCAAAGCCCATCGGACCTCCGCTATTCTGAATGATGGTAAAACTTAACGGCACAAAATACAGATTCGTTAATGCAAGCAGGATTGCTATTAGCCAATTTGTTATTTTCAATTTTAGCACTCGTTTCGAATTGTTATTACCTGACTTTTAAAATTCCGGCTATTTCATCCGACATCATTAACATTCGCCCTTCCAGGAACATATTCACAAGATAAAGGAACAAGGAGGTTAAAGCGTCCACTCTCTACGATCGTATTGACAACAAATCTAACAACTTCATGAATTCCCGAGGATCAATCAGTCTGTCGTATTCAATTGTCATATTCCGCTTTTTGAGCGATATCTTTTGTAGGCCATTTACTTGATCAATTGCTTTTAAATGATTTTCGGAAATCGGCATACTAACTTTTCTCTGACCAAGAGGGCTGCAAACCAAGAAATTTGTATTGAAAGGTAGTTCTGATGTGTGTTTTCCGATATTCATAAAAAAACGATTGATTTTAGTCGGTTTATTAATATACCAATTACTCATTGTACTCTCCCAATTCGCGATATTGATTTTAGTTGATTCTGCGATAAATAAATGGTTATCTAAACAGCTACTAAAATGTGGATCGACTTGCCTTTTCCCATACACAACAACCAATCGGCTGCTGTAGTTAAATTCCATCTTGAATTCAATTACGAATCGATTCAAAATTCCGTTAATTTGTGCATCGAGTTTAGACGACAAACCCTCCCAAGGTTCAATGATTTCTTCATGAATCAGATAGTGCCTGTGTTTTTCTTCTCCTGTTACAATTACTCTTTCAATCATTTTTATTGTAGGAATAACGTTTGAATCTGTTTCATCGCAATACATCAATCCTTATTTTCCGATTTAGTTTCGGCCAATCTTTGACCAATTCTTTCAGCTCGTTATAATCATCAATCGAACCGACGTAAAATTCAAATTTATACTCGGATTGGTTAAAAGCAAATTGGAGTCTATTCCCTAATCCATTTAACGGATTCGAGTTGGGCAAGTATGCCGTTGCTATTACTTCTCTCGAGTCAACAAACCGGTTTTGCCCATCGAACCCGATAAGCTTTAAACTCAAATTATCAATATCCCTGATCAGGATCTCACGTTTCTCCCTCAATGTGTTTTCGATAATTAATCTGTCGGGGCAGAAGTCAATAAGTCCCAGACTAACGTGCTTTTTGATGGATAGATTAGGCACAATTTTAAACGCGACGAATAAAATTCCGGCAATGACAAATAAAAGTACAATCGCGAAACTTTCTTTCGGAATTTCACCCCAGGCAATAACGGATAAAGACAATACAAGTAATCCGATCAAACCGTAAATCAGTACTTCGATATAGGTTTTCTTTGCAATCTCAAATTTGGGCATTTTGTCAATATTATATTTCTCAGACTGTTCTAATTAGTATACCGCACCATCATAATTTCATATCCTATCCTTTTTTGACCGCCGCTTTTTTCGATTAACTTTCTCAACCAGTTGTTCAAGAGGCATTATTTGGTCTTTCTTTTTGTCTATCCTTCCATGAACAACTCCATTTTTCAACGGAAGGTAAGTGCATCCACACATACTGAAGACAA harbors:
- a CDS encoding DUF2878 family protein, with amino-acid sequence MKTTLVAALALTLTCILYPYPYLLAALLAALSAVFLFLHKKTAYWYVFGIAAVAGPLAEAIAIHFGVWSYAFPQFVGVPVWLPMVWGLTGVIVVRISNRVNRVG